In Rhodamnia argentea isolate NSW1041297 chromosome 11, ASM2092103v1, whole genome shotgun sequence, one genomic interval encodes:
- the LOC115736333 gene encoding dehydrodolichyl diphosphate synthase 6 isoform X1 yields MSLLIFAELEAGAFGNRLYGIGNLNLILEKTMGNESSWSDSLSNIFRKYLFRVLSCGAIPTHIAFIMDGNRRFAKKQNMVEGEGHRAGYKSLKSMLNYCYELGVKYITVYAFSIENFKRKPEEVQYLMDLMIEKIDELLQDGSIVNQHGMRLYFIGNLKLLSEEVRTAAEKAMKATAHNSRTVLLICVAYTSYDEIVHAVKESCEEKMNNIQAENTMKAGRNSTDQNGSCEKMDGVYPSEIQDCHKHEVHGTVILGKNDVRCNGFSKLEASEKKNGVIKHAVPGFRGEKWNEVQESMQSQFSKGTVESSDDGEMVREIKPLINLVDIEKHMYMAVAPDPDIVIRSSGETRLSNFLLWQTGYSPLYSPAVLWPEIGLWHLVGVVLHYQRNYSYLQKKRKQS; encoded by the exons ATGTCATTGCTAATATTTGCCGAGTTGGAAGCAGGAGCTTTTGGGAATAG GTTGTATGGCATTGGCAATCTAAATTTGATCCTTGAGAAAACAATGGGGAATGAAAGCAGTTGGAGTGACAGTCTCAGCAATATTTTCAGGAAGTACCTTTTTCGTGTTTTATCGTGTGGTGCTATTCCCACTCACATTGCTTTCATTATGGATGGAAACCGGCGATTTGCTAAGAAACAAAACATGGTTGAAGGTGAGGGCCATAGGGCTGGTTATAAATCCCTCAAATCTATGCTTAATTACTGCTACGAACTTGGGGTCAAATACATTACGGTGTATGCCTTTAGCATTGAAAACTTTAAGAGAAAACCTGAGGAAGTCCAATATCTGATGGATCTGATGATAGAGAAAATTGATGAATTGCTTCAAGATGGAAGCATTGTAAATCAGCATGGGATGAGGTTGTACTTCATAGGAAACCTGAAACTTCTAAGTGAGGAGGTCAGGACCGCAGCAGAGAAGGCAATGAAGGCCACAGCCCACAATAGCCGGACTGTGCTTTTGATATGTGTGGCGTATACTTCATACGATGAAATTGTTCATGCTGTTAAAGAATCCTGCGAAGAGAAGATGAACAACATTCAAGCAGAAAATACTATGAAGGCAGGTCGCAATAGCACCGATCAAAATGGCAGTTGTGAGAAGATGGATGGTGTTTATCCCTCTGAAATTCAAGACTGCCATAAACATGAAGTGCATGGAACTGTAATACTAGGGAAAAATGACGTACGCTGTAACGGGTTCAGCAAATTGGAGGCAAGCGAAAAGAAGAATGGAGTCATCAAGCATGCTGTTCCGGGATTTCGTGGAGAAAAGTGGAATGAAGTTCAGGAATCCATGCAAAGCCAATTTTCCAAAGGCACTGTTGAAAGTAGTGACGATGGTGAGATGGTACGAGAAATTAAACCTCTCATAAATCTGGTAGATATCGAGAAGCACATGTACATGGCAGTGGCTCCTGATCCGGACATCGTGATCCGGAGTTCTGGGGAGACTCGTCTGAGCAACTTCCTGCTGTGGCAGACTGGCTACAGTCCCCTGTACTCTCCGGCTGTGCTCTGGCCGGAGATCGGGCTGTGGCATTTGGTGGGGGTGGTTTTGCACTACCAGCGAAATTACTCGTATCtgcagaagaagaggaaacaGTCATGA
- the LOC115736333 gene encoding dehydrodolichyl diphosphate synthase 6 isoform X2, producing the protein MGNESSWSDSLSNIFRKYLFRVLSCGAIPTHIAFIMDGNRRFAKKQNMVEGEGHRAGYKSLKSMLNYCYELGVKYITVYAFSIENFKRKPEEVQYLMDLMIEKIDELLQDGSIVNQHGMRLYFIGNLKLLSEEVRTAAEKAMKATAHNSRTVLLICVAYTSYDEIVHAVKESCEEKMNNIQAENTMKAGRNSTDQNGSCEKMDGVYPSEIQDCHKHEVHGTVILGKNDVRCNGFSKLEASEKKNGVIKHAVPGFRGEKWNEVQESMQSQFSKGTVESSDDGEMVREIKPLINLVDIEKHMYMAVAPDPDIVIRSSGETRLSNFLLWQTGYSPLYSPAVLWPEIGLWHLVGVVLHYQRNYSYLQKKRKQS; encoded by the coding sequence ATGGGGAATGAAAGCAGTTGGAGTGACAGTCTCAGCAATATTTTCAGGAAGTACCTTTTTCGTGTTTTATCGTGTGGTGCTATTCCCACTCACATTGCTTTCATTATGGATGGAAACCGGCGATTTGCTAAGAAACAAAACATGGTTGAAGGTGAGGGCCATAGGGCTGGTTATAAATCCCTCAAATCTATGCTTAATTACTGCTACGAACTTGGGGTCAAATACATTACGGTGTATGCCTTTAGCATTGAAAACTTTAAGAGAAAACCTGAGGAAGTCCAATATCTGATGGATCTGATGATAGAGAAAATTGATGAATTGCTTCAAGATGGAAGCATTGTAAATCAGCATGGGATGAGGTTGTACTTCATAGGAAACCTGAAACTTCTAAGTGAGGAGGTCAGGACCGCAGCAGAGAAGGCAATGAAGGCCACAGCCCACAATAGCCGGACTGTGCTTTTGATATGTGTGGCGTATACTTCATACGATGAAATTGTTCATGCTGTTAAAGAATCCTGCGAAGAGAAGATGAACAACATTCAAGCAGAAAATACTATGAAGGCAGGTCGCAATAGCACCGATCAAAATGGCAGTTGTGAGAAGATGGATGGTGTTTATCCCTCTGAAATTCAAGACTGCCATAAACATGAAGTGCATGGAACTGTAATACTAGGGAAAAATGACGTACGCTGTAACGGGTTCAGCAAATTGGAGGCAAGCGAAAAGAAGAATGGAGTCATCAAGCATGCTGTTCCGGGATTTCGTGGAGAAAAGTGGAATGAAGTTCAGGAATCCATGCAAAGCCAATTTTCCAAAGGCACTGTTGAAAGTAGTGACGATGGTGAGATGGTACGAGAAATTAAACCTCTCATAAATCTGGTAGATATCGAGAAGCACATGTACATGGCAGTGGCTCCTGATCCGGACATCGTGATCCGGAGTTCTGGGGAGACTCGTCTGAGCAACTTCCTGCTGTGGCAGACTGGCTACAGTCCCCTGTACTCTCCGGCTGTGCTCTGGCCGGAGATCGGGCTGTGGCATTTGGTGGGGGTGGTTTTGCACTACCAGCGAAATTACTCGTATCtgcagaagaagaggaaacaGTCATGA